From one Colletotrichum destructivum chromosome 3, complete sequence genomic stretch:
- a CDS encoding Putative sulfatase-modifying factor enzyme, C-type lectin, DinB-like domain-containing protein, translating into MGSIAVSQDELPHAHAGLRAAKQRAAAAAAQPAAAAGGLDIIDVRRVAVETNLKDDIISMWNPTNGPRRLPTLLLYNERGLQLFEDITYLDEYYLTNNEIEVLEKNSREIAQNIASGSMVIELGTFEDAGKTIDYYALDLSREELERTLAQVPKFRHVRCHGLLGTYDDGREWLKKPANLARAKCILSLGSSIGNFERDDAAGFLKYFSDVLTQSDKLLIGLDGCSDPSKVYHAYNDKKGITHAFILNGLANANEILGEEAFKLSDWEVIGEYVYDEEGGRHQAFYSPVRDTYVMGTLVKQHERIQVEQSLKYSQLGAENLWNMAGLIETNCWAKGNEHGLHMITKRKMPFSLLPDLYASSSCPTLDDWSALWAAWDAVTQKMLPREELLDQPIKLRNACIFYLGHIPGFLDIQLTKTTKKPPTEPAYFQPMFERGIDPDVDNPEKCHSHSEIPDEWPPVEQILEYQQRVRSRLRDQYRSGVDRIPRAVAQGIWVGFEHEIMHMETLLYMMLQSDKTLPPPDVQRPDFKRLANKARQARVANEWHDVPAQSITLGMNEPELDAGIDGYFGWDNERPARKANVHAFQAKGRPITNEEYAQYMFENHINKVPASWAAAESDFKKTVDANGQVYLTNGQTNGHTNGHTNGHTNGHTNGNLNGHTDGMANGHLNGGHHHGVNDLPDSFLDGIAVRTVHGLVPLKYALDWPIFASYDELSGCAAWMGGRVPTFEEARSIYTYVHNTKRMEAERTLGRTVPAVNGHLSNDGVEETPPKPGSLEASEARSELFVDLDGANVGFQHWHPVPVTADGGRLAGQGEFGGVWEWTSSPLARHEGFEPMPLYPQYTSDFFDGKHNIVLGGSWATHPRIAGRRSFVNWYQRNYPFAWCGARLVRDAN; encoded by the exons ATGGGCTCTATTGCTGTCTCTCAGGACGAGCTCCCTCATGCTCACGCCGGCCTCCGGGCCGCCAAGCAacgggcagcagcagcagccgctcagcccgccgccgctgccggtggtctcgacatcatcgacgtGCGGCGTGTTGCGGTTGAAACAAACTTGAAAGACGACATCATCTCCATGTGGAACCCCACAAACGGACCCCGGAGGCTGCCGACCCTGCTCCTCTACAACGAACGGGGCCTGCAGTTGTTCGAGGAT ATCACATATCTGGACGAGTACTACCTCACCAACAATGAGATCGAGGTTCTCGAGAAGAATTCGAGAGAGATTGCTCAGAACATCGCATCCGGGTCCATGGTCATTGAGTTAGGGA CCTTTGAAGACGCCGGCAAGACCATCGACTACTACGCCCTGGACCTCTCCcgggaggagctggagcgcACGTTGGCACAAGTGCCTAAGTTCCGTCACGTCCGCTGCCACGGCCTGCTCGGGACCTACGACGATGGCCGGGAGTGGCTGAAGAAGCCCGCCAACCTGGCCCGCGCCAAGTGCATCTTGAGCCTGGGGTCGAGCATCG GAAACTTTGAACGCGACGATGCCGCTGGCTTTTTGAAATACTTTAGCGATGTTCTCACTCAGTCGGACAAGCTGTTGATCGGTCTGGACGGCTGCAGCGACCCGTCCAAGGTCTA TCATGCCTACAATG ACAAGAAAGGAATCACCCACGC GTTCATCTTGAACGGTCTCGCCAATGCCAACGAGATTCTCGGCGAAGAGGCCTTCAAGCTCAGCGACTGGGAAGTCATCGGCGAGTACGTCtacgacgaagaaggcggtCGTCATCAAGCCTTCTACTCGCCCGTTCGCGACACATATGTTATGGGAACCCTCGTGAAGCAGCACGAGCGCATCCAGGTTGAGCAGAGCCTGAAGTACTCCCAGCTGGGCGCCGAGAACTTGTGGAACATGGCAGGCCTGATCGAGACCAACTGCTGGGCCAAGGGCAACGAGCATG GACTGCACATGATTACCAAGAGGAAGATGCCTTTTAGCCTGCTTCCGGACCTCTacgcctcctcgtcgtgtCCGACTCTGGACGACTGGTCTGCGTTGTGGGCGGCATGGGACGCGGTCACGCAGAAGATGCTCCCGAGGGAGGAGTTGCTGGACCAACCCATCAAGCTTCGCAACGCCTGCATTTTTTACCTAGGCCACATTCCGGGCTTCCTAGACATCCAattgacgaagacgaccaAGAAGCCTCCGACCGAGCCGGCCTACTTCCAGCCCATGTTCGAGAGAGGCATCGACCCGGACGTCGACAACCCCGAGAAGTGCCACTCCCACTCGGAAATCCCCGATGAGTGGCCCCCCGTCGAGCAGATCCTCGAGTACCAGCAGCGGGTGCGTTCGAGGCTCCGGGACCAGTACAGGAGCGGCGTCGACAGGATTCCCAGGGCCGTCGCCCAGGGGATCTGGGTGGGCTTCGAGCATGAGATCATGCACATGGAGACGCTGCTCTACATGATGCTCCAGAGTGACAAGAccctcccgccgcccgacGTCCAGCGACCCGACTTTAAGCGTTTGGCCAACAAGGCCCGCCAGGCGCGGGTGGCCAACGAATGGCACGACGTTCCCGCCCAGTCCATCACCCTGGGGATGAACGAGCCTGAGCTCGACGCTGGCATCGACGGTTACTTTGGATG GGACAACGAGAGACCGGCGAGAAAGGCGAATGTTCACGCCTTCCAGGCCAAGGGTCGACCTATCACCAACGAGGAG TACGCGCAATACATGTTCGAGAACCACATCAACAAGGTCCCCGCGTCATGGGCTGCCGCCGAGTCAGACTTCAAGAAGaccgtcgacgccaacggccagGTGTACCTGACGAATGGTCAAACGAATGGCCACACGAATGGTCATACCAACGGCCACACTAACGGCCACACCAACGGCAATCTCAATGGACACACGGACGGCATGGCTAACGGTCATCTCAACGGCGGCCATCACCACGGAGTCAACGACCTTCCCGACTCGttcctcgacggcatcgccgtccGCACGGTCCACGGCCTGGTGCCCCTCAAGTACGCGCTGGACTGGCCCATCTTCGCGTCTTACGACGAGCTCTCGGGCTGCGCGGCGTGGATGGGCGGGCGCGTGCCGACGTTCGAAGAGGCCCGCAGCATCTACACCTACGTCCACAACACCAAGAGGATGGAGGCCGAGCGCACTCTCGGGAGGACGGTCCCGGCCGTCAACGG ACACCTGTCGAATGACGGGGTCGAGGAGACGCCCCCAAAGCCCGGGTCCCTCGAGGCCAGCGAGGCTCGTTCGGAGCTCTTCGTGGACCTCGACGGTGCCAATGTCGGATTTCAGCATTGGCACCCCGTCCCCGTGACGGCCGACGGTGGCCGCCTCGCGGGGCAGGGCGagttcggcggcgtctgGGAGTGGACCAGCTCGCCCCTCGCCCGGCACGAGGGCTTCGAGCCCATGCCGCTGTACCCCCAGTACACAT ccgacttcttcgacgGCAAGCACAACATCGTCCTCGGGGGGTCTTGGGCGACGCACCCCCGCATCGCCGGACGACGTTCGTT CGTGAACTGGTACCAGCGCAACTACCCCTTTGCCTGGTGCGGAGCCAGGCTCGTGAGGGACGCCAACTAG
- a CDS encoding Putative nagB/RpiA transferase, translation initiation factor eIF-2B subunit alpha, with amino-acid sequence MATGDLTPTGDGQKAQGSDIPIRNKTTDAFDIVSTYHSLLQDPDLTKPVAAIEALISLLNASGTTTVYETLDLVKRASNTLHASVNNPVPLQAGTDLFLQYLVSSLKQQEGAPFASAATANPHQSFDAVRTHLLRNGRLFASRAIAARDRIADAGWRFVRDGKVVLTHGASRAVSTLLFRAADQFGAGGVRFKVVYVRDEHRPAESDRVVRELRDKGIPVAEIAEPAVAHVLGLLRQVHMVFVGAEAVTQNGGIISRMGTYQIAKLAKQAGLPFYVAAESHKFVRKVPLDQRDLGFKQHVLDFRTDGASVQPEDAVDYTPPEFISNLVTENGVKLPSYVFEQLLDIYGSLNG; translated from the exons atGGCCACCGGCGACCTCACAC CGACAGGCGACGGCCAAAAGGCCCAGGGTTCCGACATTCCCATCCGCAACAAGACGACGGATGCATTCGA CATCGTCTCGACGTACCACTCCCTCCTCCAAGACCCCGACCTGACAAAacccgtcgccgccatcgaggccctCATTTCGCTCCTCAACGCCTCgggcaccaccaccgtctACGAGACGCTCGACCTTGTCAAGCGCGCTTCCAACACGCTTCACGCCTCCGTCAACAACCCCGTTCCCCTCCAGGCCGGAACCGACCTATTCCTGCAGTACCTCGTCTCCTCGCTTAAGCAGCAGGAGGGAGCCCCgttcgccagcgccgccaccgcgaACCCGCACCAGtccttcgacgccgtccgcACCCACCTCCTCCGCAACGGTCGTCTCTTCGCCTCGCGTGCCATCGCTGCACGCGaccgcatcgccgacgccggctgGCGCTTCGTCCGcgacggcaaggtcgtccTCACCCACGGCGCCTCGCGCGCCGTCTCCACCCTGCTgttccgcgccgccgaccagttcggcgccggcggcgtgcgCTTCAAGGTCGTCTACGTGCGTGACGAGCACCGCCCGGCCGAGTCGGACCGCGTCGTTCGGGAGCTCCGCGATAAGGGCATTCCCGTTGCCGAGAtcgccgagcccgccgtcgcccacgTCCTAGGCCTGCTGCGACAGGTCCACATggtcttcgtcggcgccgaggccgtcacccAGAATGGTGGCATCATCTCGCGCATGGGCACCTACCAGATCgccaagctggccaagcAGGCCGGTCTTCCCTTctacgtcgccgccgagtcccACAAGTTCGTGCGCAAGGTCCCTCTAGACCAGCGCGACCTGGGCTTCAAGCAGCATGTGTTGGACTTCCGGACGGACGGCGCGAGCGTGCAGCCCGAGGACGCCGTGGATTACACT CCCCCCGAATTTATCTCAAACCTCGTGACGGAAAACGGCGTCAAGCTGCCCAGCTACGTCTTCGAACAGCTCCTCGACATCTACGGCAGTCTGAACGGTTGA
- a CDS encoding Putative PH-like domain superfamily, NECAP, PHear domain-containing protein gives MEQTDPTTGAPLPADAIQRILFIASGAHVYNIPPLTSNKGYTAAGWTERQIFTARLRVLETAWETPAAAAPVPVGVGSAVVPVAPGAPAGLATKENHIKVDIVLEDPSNGQLFAAAPYTSISAVEPVLDSSRFFAIRVMDGQGRRAVLGLGFEERSEAFDFGVALQEAQKSLGLLDATHAKQAAENTKRAEEERNKDYSLKEGETITINFAGSKIGRRSRPDADTNGASAGAAASGAALQAFSLPPPPSAPRSSNSGGGSSFLPPPPSASAVREQKREKRKSAQDLGFDDGQFGEFA, from the coding sequence ATGGAGCAAACCGATCCCACAACCGGCGCgcccctccccgccgacgCGATCCAGCGTATCCTCTTCATCGCTTCGGGCGCCCATGTCTACAACATCCCGCCCCTGACCTCCAACAAGGGctacaccgccgccggctggaCCGAACGCCAGATCTTCACCGCCCGCCTCCGGGTCCTTGAGACCGCCTGGGAaacccccgccgccgccgccccggtccctgtcggcgtcggcagcgccgtcgtccccgtcgcccccggcgcccccgccggcctcgccaccAAGGAGAACCACATCAaggtcgacatcgtcctcgaggacccCTCCAACGGCCagctcttcgccgccgccccctaCACGTCCATCTCCGCCGTCGAGCCCGTCCTTGACTCGTCccgcttcttcgccatccGCGTCATGGACGGCCAGGGTCGtcgcgccgtcctcggcctaGGTTTCGAGGAGCGCAGCGAGGCCTTCGACTTTGGCGTCGCCCTGCAGGAGGCCCAGAAGAGCCTTGGCTTGCTCGACGCCACCCACGCCAAGCAGGCCGCCGAAAACACTAAGCGCGCTGAGGAGGAGCGGAACAAGGACTACAGcctcaaggagggcgagaccatcaccatcaactTTGCCGGCTCCAAGATCGGCCGCCGGTCGAGGCCCGATGCCGACACCAAcggcgccagcgccggcgcTGCGGCTTCGGGCGCCGCATTGCAGGCCTTCtcgctgccaccgccgccgagcgcgccCAGGAGCAGCAacagtggcggcggcagcagcttcctgcctccgccgcccagcgCATCCGCCGTTCGCGAGCAGAAgcgggagaagaggaaatCGGCGCAGGACCTGGGattcgacgacggccagtTTGGCGAGTTTGCGTAG